From a region of the Alnus glutinosa chromosome 1, dhAlnGlut1.1, whole genome shotgun sequence genome:
- the LOC133871362 gene encoding uncharacterized protein LOC133871362, producing the protein MPIFSTATLGSVSGISFPSHIFTSDASYTSPLQFPSLVNHSHKSPTRRNSFHTAKVSVSGNANTEVSELAPATQLPDDSSASPETVRQARISSDWEAARAYNGSGFIYEGRIEGYNGGGLLVRFYSLVGFLPFSQLSPSHSCKESRKSIHEIAKDLTGSDISVKVIQADEENKKLILSEKEAVWSKFSEQVNVGDIFEARVGSVEDYGAFIHLRFPDGFYHLTGLVHVSEVSWDLVQDVRDILTEGDGVRVKVTSVDREKSRITLSIKQLEEDPLLETLDKVIPQDASAVPDSLSNSNISTIEPLPGLEAIFEELLQEDGIDDVRICRQGFEKRVVSQDLQLWLSNAPPTNQKFTLLARAGRQVQEIHLTTSLDQEGIKKALQRALERVP; encoded by the exons ATGCCAATATTCAGTACTGCGACGCTAGGATCGGTCTCGGGCATTTCCTTTCCCTCGCACATCTTCACCAGCGATGCCTCTTACACTTCTCCTCTTCAATTCCCTTCTCTCGTTAACCATTCCCACAAGTCTCCCACCAGAAGAAACTCTTTCCACACTGCCAAAGTCTCCGTCTCTGGCAACGCCAACACCGAAGTTTCCGAGCTAGCCCCCGCTACCCAACTTCCCGATGACTCGTCTGCCTCACCGGAGACAGTTCGACAAGCTCGG ATATCTTCTGATTGGGAGGCTGCAAGGGCTTATAATGGTAGTGGATTCATCTACGAGGGCAGGATTGAAGGTTATAATGGTGGAGGCTTGCTGGTCCGGTTTTATTCTCTTGTAGGTTTTCTGCCGTTCTCACAGTTGAGTCCATCACATTCTTGTAAAG AATCACGCAAAAGCATCCATGAGATTGCTAAGGATTTAACAGGTTCAGATATTTCTGTGAAG GTAATCCAAGCAGATGAGGAGAACAAGAAGTTGATACTCTCTGAAAAGGAAGCTGTCTGGTCAAAATTTTCTGAACAAGTTAATGTAGGGGATATTTTTGAAGCAAGAGTGGGTTCTGTTGAGGACTATGGTGCCTTTATCCATTTACGTTTCCCTGATG GTTTTTATCATCTCACTGGACTGGTGCATGTCTCAGAGGTTTCATGGGATTTAGTTCAGGATGTAAGAGACATCCTAACTGAAGGTGATGGAGTTAGGGTGAAAGTTACAAGTGTTGATAG GGAAAAGTCAAGGATTACCCTGTCAATCAAGCAGTTGGAGGAAGATCCACTCCTAGAAACGTTGGACAAGGTTATACCTCAG GATGCCTCTGCTGTTCCTGATTCTTTGAGCAATAGCAACATCAGTACCATTGAACCACTTCCAGGTCTTGAAGCAATATTTGAAGAGCTCCTACAGGAAGATGG TATAGATGATGTAAGAATCTGTAGACAAGGGTTTGAGAAACGGGTGGTTTCACAAGATCTGCAGCTTTGGCTTTCAAAT GCACCACCTACTAACCAGAAATTCACTCTCCTTGCCCGTGCTGGAAGGCAG GTGCAGGAAATACATCTGACAACGTCGCTTGATCAGGAAGGTATCAAAAAGGCATTGCAGCGAGCATTAGAACGTGTCCCATAA
- the LOC133862291 gene encoding small polypeptide DEVIL 19-like: MVELESSNKSMCRIPSKRKGHSFTRKCSSLVKEQRARIYVLRRCATMLLCWYIHGDD, encoded by the coding sequence ATGGTTGAGCTTGAGTCAAGCAACAAGAGCATGTGTAGAATCCCTTCCAAGAGAAAGGGCCATTCCTTCACAAGAAAGTGCTCCTCCTTGGTTAAGGAACAACGAGCCAGGATTTACGTTCTCCGGCGCTGTGCCACCATGCTATTATGCTGGTATATTCATGGAGACGACTAG